The following are encoded together in the Kwoniella europaea PYCC6329 chromosome 1, complete sequence genome:
- a CDS encoding transitional endoplasmic reticulum ATPase produces MAEDPSKPITDDSTATAILRQKRSPNRLMVEESPQEDNSVAILHPNTMEALGLFRGDTVIVRGKLRRDTVLICLSQDDIEEGKIAMNKVARGNCAVKLADLVHVSPANDIKYGKRIHVLPFADSIEGLSGNLFDVYLRPYFLEAYRPVRKGDVFQVRGGMRTVDFKVVEVDPSPYCIVASDTVIHTEGDPIDREAEEANLNAVGYDDLGGCRKQLAQIRELVELPLRHPQLFKAIGIKPPRGILMFGPPGTGKTLMARAVANETGAFFFLINGPEIMSKMAGESESNLRKAFEEAEKNSPSIIFIDEIDSIAPKREKANGEVERRVVSQLLTLMDGLKARSNVVVMAATNRPNSIDPALRRFGRFDREVDIGIPDPTGRLEILRIHTKNMKLADDVDLEQIAADTHGYVGADMASLCSEAAMQQIREKMDLIDLDEDTIDAEVLDSLGVTMENFRFALGVNNPSALRETVVEIPTTTWDDIGGLDKVKRELQETVQYPVEHPEKFLKYGMSPSKGVLFYGPPGTGKTLLAKAIANECQANFISIKGPELLTMWFGESEANVRDVFDKARAAAPCVMFFDELDSIAKSRGGSGGDAGGASDRVLNQILTEMDGMNAKKNVFIIGATNRPDQIDSALLRPGRLDQLIYIPLPDETSRLSILKATLRKSPIDPGVDLNFLAKSTAGFSGADLTEICQRAAKLAIRASIEADVRKERERKEKAEAEGGDVDLMDADNDEDEVPSITVDHFEEAMRFARRSVSDADIRRYEMFSTTLQQSRSFGNNFKFPESGQAQEGGASFQNEADDDE; encoded by the exons ATGGCCGAAGACccttccaag CCCATCACTGATGACTCCACCGCCACTGCCATCCTTAGGCAGAAGCGTTC ACCCAACCGACTTATGGTCGAGGAAAGTCCGCAAGAGGACAACAGTGTTGCCATCCTCCACCCAAATACCATGGAGGCTCTTGGTCTTTTCAG AGGTGACACCGTTATTG TCCGAGGAAAACTCAGAAGAGACACTGTCCTTATCTGTTTGAGTCAGGATGACATCGAGGAAGGAAAGATCGCGATGAACAAGG TCGCCCGAGGAAACTGTGCTGTCAAGCTCGCCGATCTGGTTCACGTTTCTCCTGCCAACGATATCAAGTACGGAAAGAGAATCCACGTCCTTCCGTTTGCTGACTCGATCGAAG GCCTCTCTGGTAATCTATTCGATGTCTACCTCCGACCTTACTTCCTCGAAGCTTATCGACCTGTCCGAAAAG GCGACGTCTTCCAGGTAAGAGGTGGTATGAGAACTGTCGATTTCAAGGTGGTAGAAGTGGATCCTTCGCCATATTGT ATTGTCGCCTCTGATACG GTCATCCACACCGAAGGCGATCCAATTGACAGAGAAGCGGAGGAAGCCAACTTGAATGCGGTAGGCTATGATGATCTCGGTGGTTGTAGAAAACAGTTAGCTCAG ATCCGAGAACTCGTCGAACTCCCTCTACGACACCCACAACTGTTCAAAGCCATCGGTATCAAACCTCCTCGAGGTATCCTCATGTTCGGTCCTCCTGGTACTGGTAAAACTCTGATGGCTCGTGCAGTCGCCAATGAGACCGgtgctttcttcttcctcatcaacgGTCCCGAAATCATGTCTAAAATGGCCGGAGAATCTGAATCAAACCTTAGAAAAGCTTTCGAGGAAGCTGAAAAGAACAGCccttctatcatcttcatcgacgAAATCGATTCTATCGCCCCTAAACGAGAAAAGGCTAATGGTGAAGTGGAGAGACGAGTGGTTTCGCAACTCCTCACTCTCATGGATGGACTCAAAGCTCGATCCAATGTCGTTGTGATGGCCGCTACCAATCGACCCAACTCTATCGATCCCGCTCTCCGACGATTCGGTCGATTTGACCGGGAAGTCGACATCGGTATCCCTGATCCTACTGGTCGACTTGAAATCCTCAGAATCCACACCAAGAACATGAAACTCGCCGATGACGTCGACCTTGAACAAATCGCTGCTGATACGCACGGTTATGTGGGTGCTGATATGGCATCTCTCTGTTCCGAAGCCGCTATGCAGCAAATCAGAGAAAAGATGGACCTCATCGATCTTGACGAAGATACCATTGACGCCGAAGTTCTCGACTCTCTCGGTGTCACCATGGAAAACTTCCGATTCGCCCTCGGTGTCAACAACCCTTCTGCTCTTCGAGAAACTGTTGTCGAAATCCCTACCACCACCTGGGACGATATTGGAGGTTTGGACAAAGTCAAGAGAGAGTTACAAGAGACTGTTCAATACCCTGTCGAGCATCCAGAAAAATTCCTCAAGTATGGTATGTCTCCTTCTAAGGGTGTTCTCTTCTACGGTCCTCCTGGTACTGGTAAAACTTTGTTAGCCAAGGC CATTGCCAACGAATGTCAAGCcaacttcatctccatcaaagGTCCTGAGCTTCTCACCATGTGGTTCGGAGAGTCAGAAGCCAATGTACGAGACGTATTCGACAAGGCACGAGCTGCTGCTCCTTGTGTCATGTTCTTTGATGAGTTGGACTCCATCGCCAAGTCTAGAGGTGGTTCCGGCGGTGATGCCGGTGGTGCTAGTGACCGTGTCTTGAACCAGATCTTG ACcgagatggatggtatgaatgctaagaaga ACGTTTTCATCATCGGAGCTACCA ACCGTCCCGACCAAATCGATTCTGCTCTTTTGAGACCTGGTCGTCTTGATCAG CTCATCTATATCCCCCTTCCCGACGAGACTTCTCGATTATCCATCCTCAAAGCTACTCTACGAAAATCACCCATCGACCCTGGAGTGGATCTCAATTTCCTTGCCAAGAGTACCGCTGGATTCTCCGGTGCCGATCTTACAGAGATCTGTCAACGTGCCGCCAAACTCGCTATCAGAGCTAGTATCGAAGCTGACGTGCGcaaggaaagagaaagaaaagagaaagctgaagctgaaggaggtgaCGTTGATCTTATGGACGCTGAcaacgatgaggatgaggtcCCATCGATCACAGT TGACCACTtcgaagag GCTATGCGATTCGCTCGACGATCTGTATCTGATGCCGACATCCGTCGATACGAGATGTTCAGTACCACCCTGCAACAATCGAGATCCTTTGGCAACAACTTCAAGTTCCCTGAGAGTGGTCAAGCGCAAGAAGGTGGAGCCAGCTTCCAAAATGAAGCGGATGATGACGAGTAA